One window from the genome of Salvia miltiorrhiza cultivar Shanhuang (shh) chromosome 7, IMPLAD_Smil_shh, whole genome shotgun sequence encodes:
- the LOC130991977 gene encoding serine/threonine-protein phosphatase PP1 isozyme 2-like isoform X2 has translation MAANGQGIEPALLDDIINRLLEFRNARTVRQVQLSENEIRALCTTSREIFLSQPNLLELEAPIKICGDIHGQYGDLLRLFEYGGFPPEANYLFLGDYVDRGKQSLETICLLLAYKIKYPENFFLLRGNHECASINRIYGFYDECKRRFNVRLWKVFTDCFNCLPVAALIDDKILCMHGGLSPDLTNLDQIRNLPRPSDVPDSGLLCDLLWSDPSREIKGWGMNDRGVSYTFGADKVAEFLMQHDMDLVCRAHQVVEDGYEFFADRQLVTIFSAPNYCGEFDNAGAMMSVDESLMCSFQILKPTDRKRFL, from the exons ATGGCGGCGAATGGGCAGGGGATAGAGCCTGCCTTGTTGGATGACATAATCAATCGGTTGCTGGAGTTCCGCAATGCGCGGACTGTGCGTCAGGTGCAGCTCTCCGAGAACGAGATCCGTGCTCTCTGTACTACGTCGCGGGAAATCTTCCTCTCTCAGCCTAATCTTCTCGAGCTAGAAGCTCCGATAAAGATATGCG GTGACATTCATGGGCAATATGGGGATCTTCTAAGGCTATTCGAATATGGGGGTTTTCCGCCGGAGGCCAATTATTTGTTTTTAGGGGATTATGTGGACCGTGGCAAACAGAGTTTAGAAACTATATGCCTTCTTCTTGCCTACAAAATCAAATATCCTGAGAATTTCTTTCTCTTAAGAGGAAATCATGAATGTGCTTCCATCAATAGGATATATGGATTCTATGATGAATGTAAACGTCGATTCAATGTTAGACTCTGGAAAGTGTTTACTGATTGTTTTAACTGCCTTCCTGTGGCAGCTCTTATAGATGATAAGATACTTTGTATGCATGGTGGGCTCTCTCCTGACCTGACAAACTTGGACCAAATAAGAAATTTACCTCGTCCATCTGATGTCCCAGATTCTGGTCTGCTTTGTGATTTACTTTGGTCCGATCCCAGTAGAGAAATTAAAGGTTGGGGAATGAACGATAGGGGAGTATCATACACTTTTGGTGCAGATAAGGTGGCTGAATTTTTGATGCAACACGATATGGACCTAGTTTGTCGTGCTCACCAG GTTGTGGAAGATGGATATGAGTTTTTTGCCGATAGGCAGCTGGTTACAATATTTTCTGCTCCCAACTATTGTGGCGAATTCGATAATGCTGGTGCCATGATGAGTGTTGATGAGAGTTTGATGTGCTCTTTTCAGATTCTGAAACCAACTGATAGAAAGCGGTTCTTGTAA
- the LOC130991977 gene encoding serine/threonine-protein phosphatase PP1 isozyme 2-like isoform X1, which produces MAANGQGIEPALLDDIINRLLEFRNARTVRQVQLSENEIRALCTTSREIFLSQPNLLELEAPIKICGDIHGQYGDLLRLFEYGGFPPEANYLFLGDYVDRGKQSLETICLLLAYKIKYPENFFLLRGNHECASINRIYGFYDECKRRFNVRLWKVFTDCFNCLPVAALIDDKILCMHGGLSPDLTNLDQIRNLPRPSDVPDSGLLCDLLWSDPSREIKGWGMNDRGVSYTFGADKVAEFLMQHDMDLVCRAHQALLFLFLLIVSLNSLLCYFCHLTGDFLDQVVEDGYEFFADRQLVTIFSAPNYCGEFDNAGAMMSVDESLMCSFQILKPTDRKRFL; this is translated from the exons ATGGCGGCGAATGGGCAGGGGATAGAGCCTGCCTTGTTGGATGACATAATCAATCGGTTGCTGGAGTTCCGCAATGCGCGGACTGTGCGTCAGGTGCAGCTCTCCGAGAACGAGATCCGTGCTCTCTGTACTACGTCGCGGGAAATCTTCCTCTCTCAGCCTAATCTTCTCGAGCTAGAAGCTCCGATAAAGATATGCG GTGACATTCATGGGCAATATGGGGATCTTCTAAGGCTATTCGAATATGGGGGTTTTCCGCCGGAGGCCAATTATTTGTTTTTAGGGGATTATGTGGACCGTGGCAAACAGAGTTTAGAAACTATATGCCTTCTTCTTGCCTACAAAATCAAATATCCTGAGAATTTCTTTCTCTTAAGAGGAAATCATGAATGTGCTTCCATCAATAGGATATATGGATTCTATGATGAATGTAAACGTCGATTCAATGTTAGACTCTGGAAAGTGTTTACTGATTGTTTTAACTGCCTTCCTGTGGCAGCTCTTATAGATGATAAGATACTTTGTATGCATGGTGGGCTCTCTCCTGACCTGACAAACTTGGACCAAATAAGAAATTTACCTCGTCCATCTGATGTCCCAGATTCTGGTCTGCTTTGTGATTTACTTTGGTCCGATCCCAGTAGAGAAATTAAAGGTTGGGGAATGAACGATAGGGGAGTATCATACACTTTTGGTGCAGATAAGGTGGCTGAATTTTTGATGCAACACGATATGGACCTAGTTTGTCGTGCTCACCAGGCattgctttttctttttcttttgattgtttcccTTAATTCTCTTTTATGCTATTTCTGCCATCTAACTGGAGACTTTCTTGACCAGGTTGTGGAAGATGGATATGAGTTTTTTGCCGATAGGCAGCTGGTTACAATATTTTCTGCTCCCAACTATTGTGGCGAATTCGATAATGCTGGTGCCATGATGAGTGTTGATGAGAGTTTGATGTGCTCTTTTCAGATTCTGAAACCAACTGATAGAAAGCGGTTCTTGTAA
- the LOC130991978 gene encoding uncharacterized protein LOC130991978 isoform X2, giving the protein MEARHASLGRRTLEDIRQKRAAAERMSKTSSGPDLAKNPTDATGMKKSESANRLTENDISGLLSQLKDMQQRNTELEEANKEFTSLLQKKEVENSMMQRRLNDLEQNTVPSLRKALKDVAMEKDAAVVAREDLSAQLRTLKRRIKEAEEEQYRAEEDAALLRAELNALQQQAMHNPSGGVNATGYSVDQMQVMEKELSNLRSKLEQEAILRQQEHQVLVEEQARTSALIIQKQELEEKLASASKRISENETEQGHQRAFTLEDKERLEKQLHDMAVAVERLETSRQKLLMEIDSQSSEIERLFEENSSLSSAYQESQGLVANWESQVKAHIQQNEELRNTLDKLRMEQASLPGLNDKAFQALSGSSRGDHTIESQYNAEYISLKGQLAKEQSRAEALSADVLQLSTRLQQATQAYNGLMRLYKPVLRNIENGLMKMKQDGSVTVR; this is encoded by the exons ATGGAGGCTCGTCATGCATCTCTCGGTCGACGAACG CTGGAAGACATTCGACAGAAGCGCGCAGCAGCAGAGAGAATGAGCAAGACCTCATCCGGACCAGATCTCGCCAAAAACCCTACCG ATGCTACTGGTATGAAGAAATCGGAAAGTGCAAATCGACTTACGGAG AATGATATCAGTGGCTTGTTATCTCAATTGAAAGACATGCAACAGAGGAATACAGAGCTCGAGGAAGCGAACAAGGAATTCACCTCATTG CTTCAAAAGAAAGAAGTGGAGAACAGTATGATGCAGAGGCGACTAAATGATCTG GAACAGAACACAGTTCCTTCACTGAGAAAGGCACTCAAGGATGTTGCGATGGAAAAAGATGCTGCAGTTGTTGCACGG GAGGATCTCTCTGCCCAGCTTCGCACACTGAAAAGACGTATAaaagaagcagaagaagaacaATATAGA GCGGAAGAGGATGCAGCTTTATTACGAGCCGAATTAAACGCGTTGCAACAGCAAGCAATGCACAATCCTTCAGGTGGTGTCAATGCGACTGGGTATTCAGTTGATCAGATGCAAGTGATGGAAAAAGAATTGTCTAATTTGAGGTCTAAGCTTGAG CAAGAAGCAATACTTAGACAACAAGAGCATCAAGTTTTAGTAGAGGAGCAGGCCCGTACATCTGCTCTCATTATTCAGAAGCAAGAGTTGGAAGAAAAACTTGCCTCTGCCTCTAAAAGGATTTCAG AAAACGAAACAGAACAGGGGCACCAGAGGGCGTTCACACTG GAAGACAAGGAGAGACTTGAGAAGCAATTGCACGATATGGCAGTAGCTGTTGAGAGACTAGAAACTAGCAGACAAAAACTTCTAATGGAG ATTGACTCCCAATCTTCGGAAATAGAGAGATTATTTGAAGAAAATTCAAGTCTGTCATCTGCTTATCAAGAATCACAAGGACTTGTAGCAAACTGGGAGAGTcag GTTAAAGCTCATATACAACAAAATGAGGAACTTCGCAACACATTAGACAAGCTGCGGATGGAGCAAGCCAGTTTACCAGGTCTGAATGATAAAGCTTTCCAGGCACTTTCTGGCTCCAGCAGAGGTGATCATACAATTGAATCTCAATACAATGCTGAATATATTTCCTTAAAG GGACAGCTAGCTAAAGAGCAAAGCAGAGCAGAGGCTCTATCTGCGGATGTATTGCAGCTCTCGACTCGCCTCCAGCAAGCAACACAAGCATACAATGGACTCATGCGCCT CTACAAACCTGTGTTGCGGAACATTGAGAATGGTCTTATGAAGATGAAGCAAGATGGGTCAGTTACTGTACGGTAA
- the LOC130991978 gene encoding uncharacterized protein LOC130991978 isoform X1, whose amino-acid sequence MEARHASLGRRTLEDIRQKRAAAERMSKTSSGPDLAKNPTDATGMKKSESANRLTENDISGLLSQLKDMQQRNTELEEANKEFTSLLQKKEVENSMMQRRLNDLEQNTVPSLRKALKDVAMEKDAAVVAREDLSAQLRTLKRRIKEAEEEQYRAEEDAALLRAELNALQQQAMHNPSGGVNATGYSVDQMQVMEKELSNLRSKLEQEAILRQQEHQVLVEEQARTSALIIQKQELEEKLASASKRISENETEQGHQRAFTLEDKERLEKQLHDMAVAVERLETSRQKLLMEIDSQSSEIERLFEENSSLSSAYQESQGLVANWESQVKAHIQQNEELRNTLDKLRMEQASLPGLNDKAFQALSGSSRGDHTIESQYNAEYISLKGQLAKEQSRAEALSADVLQLSTRLQQATQAYNGLMRLYVLSSTPSCVRACAHAYDFLKVLCAFQLQTCVAEH is encoded by the exons ATGGAGGCTCGTCATGCATCTCTCGGTCGACGAACG CTGGAAGACATTCGACAGAAGCGCGCAGCAGCAGAGAGAATGAGCAAGACCTCATCCGGACCAGATCTCGCCAAAAACCCTACCG ATGCTACTGGTATGAAGAAATCGGAAAGTGCAAATCGACTTACGGAG AATGATATCAGTGGCTTGTTATCTCAATTGAAAGACATGCAACAGAGGAATACAGAGCTCGAGGAAGCGAACAAGGAATTCACCTCATTG CTTCAAAAGAAAGAAGTGGAGAACAGTATGATGCAGAGGCGACTAAATGATCTG GAACAGAACACAGTTCCTTCACTGAGAAAGGCACTCAAGGATGTTGCGATGGAAAAAGATGCTGCAGTTGTTGCACGG GAGGATCTCTCTGCCCAGCTTCGCACACTGAAAAGACGTATAaaagaagcagaagaagaacaATATAGA GCGGAAGAGGATGCAGCTTTATTACGAGCCGAATTAAACGCGTTGCAACAGCAAGCAATGCACAATCCTTCAGGTGGTGTCAATGCGACTGGGTATTCAGTTGATCAGATGCAAGTGATGGAAAAAGAATTGTCTAATTTGAGGTCTAAGCTTGAG CAAGAAGCAATACTTAGACAACAAGAGCATCAAGTTTTAGTAGAGGAGCAGGCCCGTACATCTGCTCTCATTATTCAGAAGCAAGAGTTGGAAGAAAAACTTGCCTCTGCCTCTAAAAGGATTTCAG AAAACGAAACAGAACAGGGGCACCAGAGGGCGTTCACACTG GAAGACAAGGAGAGACTTGAGAAGCAATTGCACGATATGGCAGTAGCTGTTGAGAGACTAGAAACTAGCAGACAAAAACTTCTAATGGAG ATTGACTCCCAATCTTCGGAAATAGAGAGATTATTTGAAGAAAATTCAAGTCTGTCATCTGCTTATCAAGAATCACAAGGACTTGTAGCAAACTGGGAGAGTcag GTTAAAGCTCATATACAACAAAATGAGGAACTTCGCAACACATTAGACAAGCTGCGGATGGAGCAAGCCAGTTTACCAGGTCTGAATGATAAAGCTTTCCAGGCACTTTCTGGCTCCAGCAGAGGTGATCATACAATTGAATCTCAATACAATGCTGAATATATTTCCTTAAAG GGACAGCTAGCTAAAGAGCAAAGCAGAGCAGAGGCTCTATCTGCGGATGTATTGCAGCTCTCGACTCGCCTCCAGCAAGCAACACAAGCATACAATGGACTCATGCGCCTGTACGTTTTATCCTCTACCCCTTCATGTGTGCGTGCGTGTGCGCATGCTTATGATTTTCTGAAAGTGTTGTGTGCTTTTCAGCTACAAACCTGTGTTGCGGAACATTGA